From the genome of Phycisphaerae bacterium, one region includes:
- a CDS encoding amylo-alpha-1,6-glucosidase, translating to MGTAVLENATKGTMGAPSGSPLLSGGLAGLLRREWLITNGRGGYASGTVAGVPTRRYHGLLVAAARPPLERWLFLSGVLERVGINGRFAEAATFEFDKTFHPEGYRLLTDFAVSNNAEMPWVRFTYAIEGVKMTKRIVLLRDRDEVCIRYRIEAPPGTVLSLGLLPFLAMRDFHALTRAFEGSYPLTLADNLVAVDAFTSGPRVWLTAGSPGQDQGVAFESQPHWWRQFEHREEAARGLDHSEDLFVPGWFKAAGMGSLEVEFRAVADFTPDFSGRPEPRPFASDNVTESGRALPVEERLREAAGAFVVSRKRPEGSSLTTILAGYHWFGDWGRDTFIALPGLLIETGRLGEARQVLEVFASAQQDGLIPNRFSDYGDGRDYNSVDASLWFIHAADAYTAASGDDGCWREKLGPACERAVEAFLAGTKFNIHVDGDGLVACGDASTQLTWMDAKCGDTVFTPRHGKPVEINALWYNALRLLSRRVSAYEPGRASRYADLAGKVEQAFRQVFWNEKCRCLYDVVRDGWADPAVRPNQILAVSLPYSMLDRERQRAVLAIVERQLLTPYGLRSLCPRHPSYAGRYEGNPYRRDSVYHQGTVWAWLMGPYVEAYLRVHDFSPEAKRRMRQLIQPLVDHLDDAGIGSVSEIFDGDPPHTPRGCIAQAWSVGELLRAWHMTEPVGG from the coding sequence ATGGGAACGGCAGTCCTGGAGAATGCAACGAAGGGCACGATGGGTGCGCCGAGTGGATCACCGCTGCTCTCAGGGGGCCTTGCAGGGCTGCTGAGGCGGGAGTGGCTCATTACCAACGGGCGGGGGGGGTATGCGTCCGGGACCGTGGCGGGGGTGCCGACGCGTCGCTATCACGGCCTTCTCGTAGCCGCCGCTCGCCCCCCTCTGGAACGCTGGCTGTTTCTGAGCGGGGTGCTTGAGCGCGTGGGGATCAACGGGCGGTTCGCAGAGGCGGCAACTTTCGAGTTTGACAAGACGTTCCATCCGGAGGGTTATCGGCTACTGACGGATTTCGCGGTCAGCAACAATGCCGAGATGCCTTGGGTGCGTTTCACCTACGCCATCGAAGGCGTGAAGATGACCAAGCGCATCGTACTGCTGAGAGACCGGGATGAGGTCTGTATTCGCTATCGTATCGAGGCCCCACCCGGCACGGTTCTCTCATTGGGGCTCTTGCCGTTCCTGGCGATGCGTGATTTCCACGCGTTGACCCGCGCGTTTGAGGGCAGCTATCCGCTTACTCTGGCAGACAACTTGGTTGCAGTTGATGCCTTCACGTCAGGCCCGCGCGTGTGGTTGACGGCCGGTTCGCCAGGCCAGGATCAGGGTGTGGCGTTCGAAAGCCAGCCGCACTGGTGGCGACAGTTTGAGCATCGGGAGGAGGCGGCACGAGGGCTGGATCACAGCGAGGACCTGTTTGTGCCGGGTTGGTTCAAAGCGGCGGGGATGGGCAGCCTTGAGGTGGAGTTTCGCGCCGTTGCCGATTTCACCCCGGATTTCTCAGGCCGGCCGGAGCCGCGGCCGTTTGCCTCCGACAACGTGACGGAGTCCGGCAGGGCGCTGCCGGTGGAGGAGCGTCTCAGAGAGGCCGCAGGTGCGTTTGTGGTCAGCCGCAAGCGACCGGAAGGGTCGAGTCTGACCACGATCCTGGCAGGCTATCACTGGTTCGGCGACTGGGGGCGCGACACGTTCATCGCCCTTCCCGGCCTGCTGATCGAGACCGGGCGGCTGGGCGAGGCGAGACAGGTTTTAGAGGTTTTTGCCTCCGCACAGCAGGACGGGCTGATCCCGAACCGTTTCAGCGATTACGGCGACGGTCGGGACTACAACAGCGTCGACGCGAGCCTGTGGTTCATCCACGCGGCCGATGCCTACACGGCGGCCAGCGGCGATGACGGCTGCTGGCGCGAGAAGCTCGGGCCGGCGTGCGAGCGGGCGGTGGAGGCATTTCTGGCGGGCACGAAGTTCAACATTCACGTTGACGGCGACGGGCTGGTTGCCTGCGGGGACGCCTCGACGCAGTTGACCTGGATGGATGCCAAATGCGGCGACACGGTATTCACGCCGCGTCACGGCAAGCCGGTCGAGATCAACGCCTTGTGGTACAACGCCTTGCGGCTTCTGTCGCGGCGTGTTTCGGCTTACGAGCCCGGCCGTGCGAGCCGTTATGCAGATCTGGCGGGCAAAGTGGAACAGGCGTTCAGGCAGGTATTCTGGAATGAGAAGTGCCGGTGCTTGTACGACGTGGTGCGTGACGGCTGGGCCGATCCTGCGGTGCGACCGAACCAGATTCTGGCCGTCAGCCTGCCGTATTCGATGCTCGACCGCGAGCGTCAGCGGGCGGTTCTGGCGATCGTCGAGCGGCAACTGCTGACCCCTTACGGCCTGCGGTCGCTCTGTCCGCGGCACCCGTCGTATGCCGGCCGTTACGAGGGCAACCCCTATCGGCGCGACAGTGTGTACCACCAGGGCACGGTATGGGCTTGGCTGATGGGTCCGTATGTGGAAGCATACCTTCGCGTTCATGATTTCTCGCCCGAGGCCAAGCGCCGCATGCGCCAGCTTATCCAGCCGTTGGTCGATCACTTGGACGACGCGGGCATTGGCTCGGTCAGCGAAATCTTCGACGGCGACCCGCCGCACACTCCTCGTGGCTGCATTGCCCAAGCATGGAGCGTGGGTGAGCTGCTTCGGGCGTGGCACATGACCGAACCGGTCGGTGGTTGA
- a CDS encoding DUF3473 domain-containing protein — MLNALTVDLEDWPQAVLDPSLPITDRVVGNVDRLLGLLDRHSVRATFFALGKVCERHPQLLPLIQSAGHEIASHGYGHELMYRLTPRQFEEDVRRSIEIIGSQTGRRPLGYRAPAFSITRESLWGGPILASLGFRYSSSIFPIRKARYGIHDAPRIPHRWSNCDLVEFPLTTLRVFGCHVPVCGGGYMRLLPWWVHAHAIGSMNAGGHPAVVYLHPYELASDEVDLFRRAGLRFSTSRRVMQSLWRSRVLPRLTRLFEAFRFAPITQVFEAINLPGLCPAAPGTVPELSPPCLSLVPPPTCTAT, encoded by the coding sequence ATGCTCAACGCCCTGACCGTCGACCTCGAGGACTGGCCTCAGGCCGTCCTCGATCCGAGCCTGCCGATTACCGACCGGGTCGTCGGCAACGTCGACCGTCTGCTTGGGCTGCTGGACAGGCATTCAGTCCGGGCCACCTTCTTTGCCCTCGGAAAGGTGTGCGAGCGGCATCCGCAGCTTCTGCCCCTGATTCAGTCGGCCGGGCATGAGATTGCCTCGCACGGTTATGGGCACGAACTGATGTATCGGCTGACGCCTCGGCAATTTGAGGAGGACGTCAGGCGATCGATCGAGATCATCGGATCGCAGACCGGACGGCGGCCGTTGGGTTACCGGGCCCCGGCGTTTTCGATCACCCGAGAATCGCTCTGGGGAGGGCCGATTCTGGCAAGCCTCGGTTTTCGGTACAGTTCGAGCATCTTTCCGATCCGGAAGGCTCGCTATGGTATTCACGACGCGCCGCGCATCCCGCATCGCTGGAGCAATTGTGATCTTGTTGAGTTTCCATTGACCACGCTGCGCGTTTTCGGCTGCCATGTGCCCGTCTGCGGCGGCGGTTATATGCGACTGCTGCCCTGGTGGGTTCATGCGCACGCCATCGGCAGCATGAACGCCGGCGGCCACCCGGCCGTCGTCTATCTGCATCCCTATGAACTTGCTTCGGACGAGGTCGATTTATTTCGCAGGGCCGGATTGCGCTTCTCCACCAGCCGCCGCGTCATGCAGTCGTTGTGGCGATCTCGCGTGTTGCCTCGCCTGACCCGCCTTTTCGAGGCCTTCCGCTTTGCTCCGATAACGCAGGTATTCGAAGCCATTAATCTGCCCGGCCTTTGCCCTGCCGCTCCGGGCACGGTCCCCGAATTATCGCCCCCGTGCCTGTCACTCGTCCCCCCACCGACGTGCACCGCGACGTGA
- a CDS encoding heparinase II/III family protein, whose amino-acid sequence MSNGDGFSGGDVLGFHPDQPSSGNDTNDPLSPAGGDTSTGTLTAEAGEAITVMEREEVVLQGSVSGGQGLSLTYLWKQTAGPRVLLMGTSSLTPKFTAPTVLADSVLTFQLTVTAGTLTSSDTVDVTVINAVSPKVKLTASPNQGTAPLQVTFTVKSATISPLPEGTYTWDFGDQTATAEGLSVTHTYVNGGTYTARLCLTLPPPQPQEPICAEITVAVAAAPSGLRQPRWPLKTSRSLYTDEQIAQLRRLAATDPVIMGMRSSTKTHADKWIGYTNEQLRELLPDSRVCRDWDVSAKGCPVHGTAIYQYGTYPWRLHPTNRFKVICPVGGESYPSNDFDAYYRSGMTDTSLLAGKYVDSGRGYVAPDGEKYWFVAYACHSHWANDWLPAVTWLAQAYALTGQRVYAEKAIVMLDRIAEVYPAMDYDKQSRYGEMSSATYPGKILNRGWEMQTLRDLVLAYELVFDALIDPGSVSLPWRSAANIRANIEANLLEEAVDVLDGWQDGNSIGIRQNTLVHTMLVRQHGPTASLLDQLLSSPGGAAQQQGINYALHNLVYKDGMPHEGSPYYCFVWVRELTELGLPLLRANIDLFAHPKMQRMLDTPLEMICIGQFTPAVGDAGTINDGWIGPITPTYHAAYQQLGRPQYAWALDQLGELRDGWTHYFEDCLRGAIDLAALQSDLDSYQPIQPSRLLDGYGMAILNNPQNRLAVSVFHGLRGSHAHADRLNIELFGRNRRLSPDLGYPDAMNEYVAGIYSWSKNTVSHNTLLVDDRKQDGNVAGTVLRFHESPTAHAVDIDAAGTYAKTDIYRRTLVLVDVDNDNSYLVDVFRARGGSKHVLSIHGPEGQFTMTGTTLSAPVTQGTLAGANVAYGQLYDDPVLGAPGYGGPYSTYMGSGYSHLFNWQHAAPSTPITAQWRTTDNLAGLRVHVPDHAGQDVIVADAYVSPLRKIPTILKYMLVRRSADAPGNTFVSVWEPTGSQSFIQSVNLSNAASLGQGSDQIVVLTVQRAGATDTIVVSPEAGKAFTLPSGLSCDAAVAVVTVSNGQLTRGFAAGGTGLTMSQPPVEIAVPATITGSISAADYENKAVTMTCDQPPANAAALVGKMVRFHNAAHSCMYTIASARASGNTLVLGLEGSEVFTGRVSIRNADLLARTVTTPTKVPHPANLAGMRLLTDDLSAQAMIVSMSSTGTIQLAAGSNMAAFASSLPKDAWIADFGYGDDVEIEMSVHMP is encoded by the coding sequence TTGTCTAACGGCGATGGGTTCAGCGGCGGCGACGTCCTCGGCTTTCATCCCGATCAGCCATCATCGGGAAATGACACAAACGACCCGCTCAGCCCGGCCGGCGGCGACACCTCCACCGGCACGTTGACCGCCGAAGCTGGCGAAGCCATAACGGTCATGGAACGCGAAGAAGTGGTTCTGCAGGGCTCTGTCAGCGGAGGCCAGGGCCTGTCGCTCACGTACCTCTGGAAGCAGACCGCTGGGCCACGAGTACTGCTTATGGGAACGAGCAGCCTGACGCCGAAGTTTACTGCGCCGACGGTGCTTGCCGATTCCGTGCTGACGTTCCAGCTAACCGTGACCGCGGGTACGCTGACCAGCAGCGACACCGTCGACGTCACGGTCATTAATGCGGTGTCTCCCAAGGTCAAACTCACCGCTTCGCCCAACCAAGGCACCGCGCCACTCCAGGTGACCTTCACCGTCAAGTCCGCTACGATCTCGCCTCTGCCGGAGGGTACATATACTTGGGACTTCGGCGATCAGACAGCCACCGCCGAAGGCCTGTCCGTCACTCACACTTATGTGAACGGCGGCACTTACACGGCCAGGCTGTGCCTGACCCTCCCCCCGCCGCAGCCTCAGGAACCAATCTGTGCGGAAATCACCGTAGCGGTGGCGGCAGCCCCGAGCGGCCTGCGCCAGCCCCGGTGGCCGCTGAAGACATCGCGATCGCTCTATACTGATGAGCAGATCGCACAACTGCGCCGTCTGGCCGCGACTGACCCGGTCATCATGGGTATGCGGTCATCCACCAAGACCCACGCCGACAAATGGATCGGCTACACCAACGAACAACTGCGGGAACTTCTTCCCGACTCGCGCGTCTGCCGGGATTGGGACGTCTCCGCCAAAGGCTGCCCGGTTCACGGCACTGCAATTTACCAGTACGGGACATACCCATGGAGGCTGCACCCGACAAATCGCTTCAAGGTCATTTGCCCGGTCGGCGGGGAGAGCTACCCGAGCAACGACTTTGACGCCTATTACCGAAGCGGCATGACGGACACCAGCCTGCTGGCTGGCAAGTACGTCGACAGTGGCAGAGGCTACGTCGCACCCGACGGCGAGAAGTATTGGTTTGTCGCTTACGCGTGTCACAGCCACTGGGCGAACGATTGGCTACCTGCTGTCACCTGGCTGGCTCAAGCGTATGCGTTGACGGGTCAGCGCGTCTATGCCGAAAAAGCGATCGTCATGCTCGACAGGATCGCCGAGGTCTACCCAGCGATGGACTATGACAAGCAGTCGCGATACGGGGAGATGAGTAGCGCAACCTACCCAGGAAAAATCCTGAATAGAGGCTGGGAGATGCAAACGCTTCGGGACTTGGTACTGGCATACGAACTCGTGTTTGACGCTCTCATAGATCCGGGCTCAGTCTCTTTGCCGTGGAGGTCCGCTGCGAACATTAGAGCTAACATTGAGGCCAACCTGCTTGAGGAAGCCGTTGATGTTCTCGACGGCTGGCAAGACGGCAACAGCATCGGAATACGCCAGAACACTTTGGTCCACACCATGCTCGTACGTCAGCACGGTCCTACAGCGAGCTTGCTTGACCAACTCCTGAGTTCTCCCGGCGGCGCTGCCCAACAGCAGGGCATCAACTATGCTCTCCACAATCTGGTTTACAAGGACGGCATGCCCCATGAGGGCTCACCCTACTACTGCTTTGTCTGGGTAAGGGAACTGACAGAACTCGGCCTTCCGCTGCTCAGAGCGAATATCGATCTGTTCGCTCATCCAAAGATGCAACGCATGCTCGACACACCACTGGAAATGATCTGCATCGGCCAGTTCACACCTGCCGTGGGTGATGCCGGTACCATAAACGATGGCTGGATCGGTCCTATAACGCCAACCTACCATGCCGCGTATCAGCAGCTTGGTCGGCCCCAATATGCCTGGGCTCTAGACCAGCTGGGCGAACTCCGCGACGGTTGGACGCATTACTTTGAGGATTGTCTCCGTGGCGCCATCGACCTGGCCGCACTCCAATCTGATCTTGATTCATACCAGCCCATACAGCCTAGTCGATTGCTGGATGGCTACGGCATGGCGATCCTCAACAATCCACAGAATCGCCTTGCGGTTTCTGTTTTCCATGGATTGCGAGGCTCGCATGCCCATGCCGATCGCTTGAACATCGAGTTGTTCGGTCGGAATCGAAGGCTTTCACCGGATCTCGGGTATCCCGATGCGATGAACGAGTATGTCGCGGGAATCTACAGCTGGTCCAAAAACACCGTCAGCCACAACACCCTGCTTGTCGATGACCGCAAGCAGGACGGCAACGTCGCGGGCACAGTGCTGCGGTTCCACGAAAGCCCGACAGCCCACGCGGTCGACATCGACGCCGCCGGCACCTATGCCAAGACCGACATCTATCGGCGAACACTGGTGCTGGTCGACGTCGATAATGACAACTCCTACCTGGTGGATGTTTTCCGTGCCCGTGGCGGCAGCAAGCACGTGCTCAGCATCCATGGCCCGGAAGGACAGTTCACCATGACCGGCACCACGCTCTCTGCCCCGGTCACCCAGGGCACCCTGGCCGGCGCAAATGTCGCCTACGGCCAGCTCTACGACGATCCAGTCCTCGGCGCACCGGGGTATGGTGGCCCGTACAGCACATACATGGGCAGCGGCTACTCACACCTGTTCAACTGGCAGCATGCCGCGCCGAGTACTCCGATCACCGCCCAGTGGCGTACAACCGACAACCTCGCCGGCCTTCGCGTCCACGTTCCTGATCACGCTGGACAGGATGTGATCGTCGCCGATGCCTACGTGTCCCCGCTCCGCAAAATCCCGACGATCCTTAAGTACATGCTGGTGCGCCGATCCGCCGATGCGCCCGGCAATACATTTGTCTCTGTTTGGGAGCCAACGGGAAGCCAATCCTTTATCCAGTCGGTGAATCTCAGCAACGCCGCCTCACTCGGGCAGGGTAGTGACCAGATCGTTGTGCTTACTGTGCAGCGGGCAGGGGCAACTGACACGATCGTCGTTTCTCCGGAGGCTGGCAAGGCGTTCACGCTGCCATCGGGCCTGTCTTGCGATGCGGCCGTCGCAGTGGTCACCGTCTCAAACGGACAGCTCACCCGGGGCTTCGCTGCCGGCGGCACAGGTCTGACCATGAGCCAGCCGCCAGTGGAGATCGCCGTCCCCGCGACGATCACGGGCTCGATCTCCGCAGCCGACTACGAAAACAAGGCCGTGACGATGACCTGCGACCAGCCCCCCGCCAACGCTGCCGCACTCGTCGGCAAGATGGTGCGATTCCATAACGCCGCTCACTCCTGCATGTACACGATCGCCTCGGCACGGGCCTCCGGCAACACGCTGGTCCTGGGTCTTGAAGGCTCGGAAGTCTTCACTGGCCGGGTCAGCATCCGGAACGCCGACCTGTTGGCACGGACGGTCACCACGCCCACCAAGGTTCCGCATCCGGCCAACCTTGCGGGCATGCGGCTTCTGACGGATGATTTGTCCGCTCAGGCGATGATCGTCTCGATGAGCAGCACGGGGACCATCCAACTGGCTGCCGGCAGCAACATGGCTGCATTCGCCAGCAGCCTTCCAAAGGACGCGTGGATCGCTGATTTCGGCTACGGCGACGACGTGGAGATCGAGATGTCAGTTCACATGCCGTAG
- a CDS encoding glycosyltransferase family 4 protein gives MHVIYIHQHFSTRKGATGTRSYEMSRRLLAAGHRVTMICGAYGHGDLGGDTAERLAEHDIDGIRVFRIAEPYSNQMSFMRRTMAFGRFARAAAQIACGLDGDLVFATSTPLTVGLPGMKAGRRLGVPFVFEVRDLWPELPIALGVVRNPLTKAYLRRMERRIYRAAHRIIALAPGIKEGICRTGYSADQVAMIPNCADLDLFRPTDEPLSDPRFGGPVDLKLVFTGAHGLANGLDAVLDAAAVLRDRGEKGIRLVFIGDGGQRERLMRRSQNEGLDALISWLPPMPKEELADVLPRMDAGMMVLKNVPAFYYGTSPNKFFDYIACGLPVLNNYPGWLADMVTANRCGLVVRPDDPEAFADAVIWMRDHRPELKEMGRRARELAEREFGRDRLADQFVRTLEEARASF, from the coding sequence ATGCACGTTATCTACATCCACCAGCATTTCTCGACCCGCAAGGGAGCCACTGGCACCCGCTCGTATGAAATGAGCCGAAGGTTGCTGGCCGCCGGGCACCGGGTGACCATGATCTGTGGCGCATACGGCCACGGAGACCTCGGGGGCGACACCGCGGAGCGACTGGCCGAGCACGATATAGATGGTATTCGAGTGTTTCGCATCGCCGAGCCCTATTCAAACCAGATGAGCTTCATGCGGCGGACCATGGCATTCGGCCGCTTTGCCCGTGCGGCGGCGCAAATTGCGTGCGGCCTGGACGGCGATCTTGTCTTTGCGACCTCGACGCCGCTGACCGTAGGGCTACCCGGCATGAAGGCGGGCAGACGCCTGGGCGTGCCGTTCGTGTTTGAGGTTCGTGATCTGTGGCCGGAACTGCCCATCGCCTTGGGCGTCGTTCGCAACCCGCTCACCAAGGCGTACCTTCGCAGGATGGAGCGACGGATCTACCGAGCGGCTCACCGTATCATTGCCCTGGCGCCGGGCATCAAGGAGGGAATCTGTCGCACGGGTTATTCGGCGGATCAGGTTGCGATGATTCCGAACTGCGCGGATCTCGATCTGTTTCGCCCGACGGACGAACCGCTCAGTGATCCTCGGTTCGGAGGGCCGGTCGATCTCAAGCTTGTTTTTACCGGGGCCCACGGCCTTGCCAACGGCCTGGACGCGGTGCTCGACGCAGCAGCTGTGTTAAGAGACCGGGGCGAAAAGGGGATCCGCTTGGTGTTCATCGGCGACGGGGGGCAGCGCGAGCGGCTGATGCGGCGGAGCCAGAACGAGGGGCTCGACGCACTGATCAGTTGGCTCCCTCCGATGCCCAAGGAGGAACTGGCTGACGTTCTGCCGCGAATGGACGCGGGGATGATGGTTCTCAAGAACGTTCCGGCATTCTACTACGGGACGTCGCCCAACAAGTTTTTTGACTACATCGCCTGTGGGCTTCCGGTGCTGAACAACTACCCCGGTTGGCTGGCCGACATGGTCACCGCGAACCGCTGCGGCTTGGTGGTCAGGCCCGATGATCCTGAGGCCTTTGCCGACGCCGTAATCTGGATGCGCGATCATCGGCCGGAACTCAAGGAAATGGGACGGCGGGCCCGGGAGCTGGCCGAGCGGGAGTTTGGCCGCGATCGTCTGGCTGATCAATTCGTTCGCACGCTGGAAGAAGCCCGGGCAAGCTTCTGA
- a CDS encoding DegT/DnrJ/EryC1/StrS family aminotransferase, producing the protein MIDSSARSVREYQRAFAESLGVPRAFAFWKGRVALYAILKALGIGEGDEVIMPGYTCVMAVNPLVYLGAKPVFVDIEPRTYNINPDFIEAKITPRTRLIIAQHTYGYPARMDAITDICQRHGLTLVEDCCLALGSRYKGKLAGTFGVAAYFSFQWNKPFTSGLGGMAVVHDRELADRIASVVGQGLAQPTMREVAMLRAQLMIYRTAIYPRTTAFAQNVFRWLTRKGLVVGSSSTCEFQPRMEPDFFKGMSQVQAHVGLRQLARLDNNIEHRRRMTRVYDSLLSERGWSVTQLPSEMEPVLVRYPVRVADKQRALAEAASHFVELGSWFECPLHPIETPMEAYGYHTGMCPEADRASRETVNLPLHPRADEATARRTVDFICTIGQA; encoded by the coding sequence ATGATTGATTCTTCTGCCCGCAGTGTAAGGGAATATCAGCGCGCCTTTGCTGAGTCTCTGGGTGTACCCCGTGCCTTTGCCTTCTGGAAAGGTCGCGTTGCGCTGTACGCGATTCTGAAAGCCCTGGGTATCGGTGAAGGCGACGAAGTCATCATGCCCGGCTACACCTGCGTGATGGCCGTCAACCCGCTCGTCTATCTGGGTGCCAAGCCGGTTTTTGTCGACATTGAGCCTCGCACGTACAACATCAATCCGGACTTCATCGAGGCGAAGATCACGCCACGCACCAGGCTGATCATCGCCCAACACACCTACGGGTATCCGGCCCGAATGGACGCCATCACAGATATCTGTCAGCGGCATGGGCTGACCTTGGTCGAAGACTGCTGCCTGGCTCTGGGCTCACGGTACAAGGGCAAGCTCGCCGGGACGTTTGGTGTCGCGGCCTACTTCTCCTTCCAGTGGAACAAGCCATTTACCAGCGGCCTGGGCGGCATGGCGGTGGTCCACGACCGCGAGCTTGCCGATCGAATCGCGAGTGTCGTCGGACAAGGCTTGGCACAGCCGACGATGCGTGAAGTCGCCATGCTCCGGGCACAGTTGATGATCTACCGCACGGCGATCTACCCGCGAACAACCGCATTCGCCCAGAACGTATTCAGATGGCTGACGCGAAAGGGGCTGGTCGTCGGTTCATCGAGTACGTGCGAATTCCAGCCCCGTATGGAGCCTGACTTTTTCAAGGGCATGAGCCAGGTGCAGGCCCACGTCGGCCTTCGGCAATTGGCAAGACTGGACAACAACATCGAGCACCGCCGGCGGATGACCCGCGTGTACGATAGTCTGCTGAGCGAGAGAGGCTGGTCGGTGACGCAATTGCCGTCGGAAATGGAGCCAGTACTGGTTCGCTACCCGGTGCGCGTCGCCGACAAGCAACGCGCCTTGGCGGAGGCGGCTTCCCACTTCGTGGAACTGGGCAGTTGGTTTGAGTGTCCGCTGCACCCGATCGAGACGCCGATGGAAGCGTACGGCTACCATACCGGCATGTGCCCCGAGGCGGATCGGGCCTCGCGAGAGACCGTCAACTTACCCCTGCATCCGCGCGCCGATGAGGCCACCGCAAGACGAACGGTCGATTTCATCTGCACGATCGGCCAAGCGTGA
- a CDS encoding class I SAM-dependent methyltransferase, whose translation MKVSDREILQWDVANWRVVLQLWDETAVCRDDAQVLDLGARDGGLSLYFASKGCRVVCSDLNGPSPVAKVLHERYGVGHLVKYEAIDATNIAYPEASFDIVCFKSVLGGIGGAGGYTAQEKAVREMHRVLRPGGKLLFAENLVGTRLHAFLRKRFVAWGERWRYLSLGEVHDLLRPFSEVTRVCTGLLATFGRREWQRSLLHFVDVLVDPITPDAWKYIVAGCAVK comes from the coding sequence GTGAAGGTCTCGGACCGCGAAATCCTGCAGTGGGATGTCGCAAACTGGCGGGTGGTGCTGCAACTTTGGGACGAAACCGCGGTTTGTCGTGATGACGCCCAGGTTCTTGATCTGGGAGCCAGAGACGGCGGGCTTTCCCTCTACTTCGCATCGAAGGGTTGTCGCGTTGTTTGCTCCGACCTGAACGGTCCGTCTCCGGTCGCCAAGGTCTTGCACGAGCGATACGGTGTTGGGCATCTCGTCAAGTACGAGGCCATCGACGCGACGAACATCGCATATCCTGAAGCCTCGTTCGACATCGTCTGTTTCAAGTCGGTTCTAGGCGGAATTGGCGGGGCCGGGGGTTACACGGCCCAAGAGAAGGCTGTTCGAGAGATGCATCGCGTTCTGCGACCGGGCGGCAAGCTGCTCTTTGCGGAGAACCTTGTTGGCACTCGTCTGCATGCCTTCCTGAGAAAGCGATTTGTCGCCTGGGGTGAGCGATGGCGATACCTGTCGCTTGGCGAGGTACACGATTTGCTGCGACCGTTTTCCGAGGTCACGCGGGTCTGCACCGGGTTGCTTGCGACGTTCGGACGAAGAGAATGGCAGCGAAGCCTGCTACACTTTGTGGATGTTCTGGTTGATCCGATTACGCCGGACGCATGGAAGTACATAGTGGCGGGGTGCGCGGTGAAATGA
- a CDS encoding DegT/DnrJ/EryC1/StrS family aminotransferase, which produces MQVPLLDLRAQYAKIKDEILAAVSEVLDSQICIGGPKVAELEKAIAAASDCRFAVGTSSGTDAILCSLMSLEIGPGDEVITTPFTFFATVGCIARTGARPVLVDIDPQTYNISPALIEEVVTPRTKAIIPVHLFGQMADMDPIIDIARRHNLHVIEDAAQSITATYKGRKAGSIGTVGCFSFFPSKNLGGIGDGGMCVTNDEALFNRLMVMRNHGSQPKYYHKYIGGNFRLDPIQAAALLVKLPHLNAWSEARRRNALLYTRAFAGSVVQTPYVNPDCVSIFNQYTIRMPKRDEMVQHLRAHEIGCEVYYPVPAHLQECFACLGYKRGDFPESEKASLEVLSLPIYPELTEEQISYVANTVLDFVERG; this is translated from the coding sequence ATGCAGGTTCCACTATTGGATTTGCGGGCGCAGTACGCGAAGATCAAGGACGAAATCCTGGCTGCGGTTTCGGAAGTGCTTGATTCCCAGATATGCATCGGCGGCCCCAAGGTCGCCGAGCTTGAGAAGGCCATTGCTGCCGCCAGCGACTGCCGGTTCGCCGTCGGGACCTCCAGCGGCACGGATGCCATCCTCTGCAGCCTCATGAGCCTGGAGATCGGCCCTGGCGACGAAGTCATCACGACGCCGTTCACCTTTTTCGCTACCGTCGGCTGCATCGCCAGAACGGGTGCCAGACCTGTACTCGTGGACATTGACCCGCAGACGTACAACATCAGCCCTGCCCTGATCGAAGAAGTCGTCACACCGCGGACAAAAGCCATCATCCCGGTACACCTCTTCGGTCAGATGGCGGACATGGATCCGATTATTGACATCGCTCGGCGCCACAACCTGCACGTTATTGAAGATGCAGCGCAATCGATTACCGCCACCTATAAGGGACGCAAGGCCGGAAGCATCGGCACCGTCGGGTGTTTCAGCTTTTTCCCGAGCAAGAATCTGGGCGGCATCGGCGATGGCGGCATGTGCGTGACCAATGATGAGGCCTTGTTCAATCGCCTGATGGTCATGCGAAATCATGGCAGCCAACCTAAGTACTATCACAAGTATATCGGCGGCAACTTCCGGCTTGATCCGATTCAAGCTGCGGCGCTGCTGGTCAAACTGCCGCATCTGAATGCCTGGTCGGAGGCCAGGAGGCGGAATGCGTTGCTGTACACGCGCGCCTTCGCAGGGTCAGTGGTGCAAACGCCGTACGTGAATCCTGATTGTGTGTCGATTTTCAATCAGTACACCATCCGTATGCCGAAGCGAGACGAGATGGTGCAACACCTCAGGGCGCATGAGATTGGCTGTGAGGTCTACTATCCGGTTCCCGCGCATTTGCAGGAATGCTTTGCCTGCCTGGGATACAAGAGAGGCGACTTCCCGGAATCTGAAAAGGCTTCTCTGGAAGTTCTGTCGCTGCCCATCTATCCGGAACTGACTGAGGAACAGATCAGTTATGTCGCCAACACCGTGCTCGATTTCGTCGAGCGAGGGTGA